A section of the Carassius carassius chromosome 17, fCarCar2.1, whole genome shotgun sequence genome encodes:
- the chl1b gene encoding neural cell adhesion molecule L1-like protein isoform X5: MWLLQKILFLLVACLHMSCKYQSNALDIPLEVEQLPTITEHSPASLIAFSIEESFPMKCEATGNPGPEFRWTKNAQDFDPYQDPRLITLDDSGTFIIPNNGNLTEFQGNYRCFATNKLGTAMSEEIEFIVPNVPKFPKEIIDPIEVIEGQSVILECNPPKGIPPLQIYWMTMSLQHIEQDERVSVGLNGNLYFSNAIKTDSRRDYCCFAAFPRIRTIVQKNAMSVVVKSTNSLLERKPSLLTPTGKESHTYLVKGEDLQLECIAEGFPTPEVEWVKIGSHKLPERAVVESHGKLLTVEMVNEEDEGKYMCRAKNLYGDVMHYFHVTVEESPEFEIEPQSQLVTIGADVVIKCVVNGNPQPSVVWRVNGQPLNDVPTSNRKVLKDGTISIHNAKPENSAVYQCEATNRHGTILANANIMIMNIQPLILTENNLQYMAVEGKGVVMHCKVFSSPASSITWSKADSADAVEGERFSVHKNGSLEIQNIMKEDIGEYSCFAQNTEGKVAIATTLEVKDPTRIVDPPRDLRVLAGTTIQFSCQAEFDPSIGDDFEILWEKDGMALNGSENARYILDDGVLEIINVNFGDQGFYVCVARTPFDQDMALAQLSVVDVPDPPEDVILSEHNGRSVKLQWIPGDDHNSSITEFVIEFEENQHEPGNWREMMRVPGNHHSALLKLHSHVDYRFRVYAINEVGSGRPSQATERYKTPASAPDKNPENIKIEGHLPQEMDINWEPLSPIEHNGPGLEYKVSYRRQGNGEDWTEHMVKRHSFLVTNTPTFVLYQIKIQARNHMGWGPEPKIITAYSGEDFPSAAPEDVAVDVMNSTMMKVKWKHVQKEKLNGHLGGYRISYWRLRSLLDSKKTHGDKHTLTFSGERNHAVVTGLRPFSEYSLIVMAFNSRGNGPGSHPVSFKTPEGVPGQAAAFSVTNIQKHKVTLTWSPPVDANGFITGYILQYQLINDTEELGSLMTLNVSADSNKLHLQDLESLSKYKFYLRSCTRVGCGPAVSEERTTVPEATSPDVASFNIRKSGSRLPPRKTTVSPVANATLSSIAVLNISTSVSHDFANISWIPGTEQKESELYIAFMNNREGNWKISDVLNSSKTFHIIEGLEPGTEYTVRLMTKSWVDNSSIFEDVIRTSATDLAGIRGGISNQGWFIGLMCAIALLTLIVLIACFVNRNKGGKYSVKEKEDLHPDLESQGINDDTFCEYSDNDEKPLKSSQHSLNGDLKGGDSGDSMVDYGDEDAHFHEDGSFIGEYSGRKERVSMEIKGNNQSIA; the protein is encoded by the exons ATGTGGTTGCTACAGAAAATCCTCTTCCTTTTGGTTGCTTGCCTTCATATGAGCTGCAAGTATCAGAGTAATGCCTTGGATATTCCACTTGAAG TGGAGCAGCTGCCCACAATTACAGAGCACTCACCTGCCTCTCTGATCGCCTTCTCTATCGAAGAGAGCTTTCCTATGAAGTGTGAGGCCACAGGAAACCCTGGACCGGA ATTCAGGTGGACAAAGAATGCTCAAGACTTTGATCCTTATCAGGACCCCAGATTAATAACATTAGATGATTCCGGAACATTCATCATCCCCAATAATGGGAATCTGACAGAATTCCAGGGCAATTATCGCTGCTTTGCAACCAACAAGTTAGGAACGGCCATGTCGGAAGAGATTGAATTCATTGTTCCGA ATGTTCCAAAGTTCCCTAAAGAGATCATCGATCCGATTGAGGTTATAGAAGGTCAGTCAGTCATTCTGGAGTGCAACCCACCTAAAGGAATCCCCCCACTGCAAATCTACTGGATGACAATGA GTCTGCAGCACATCGAGCAGGATGAGAGAGTATCAGTGGGTCTGAATGGGAACCTGTACTTCTCAAACGCCATCAAGACGGACAGTCGCAGAGATTACTGCTGCTTTGCTGCCTTCCCCCGGATACGAACCATCGTCCAGAAAAATGCCATGTCTGTCGTGGTCAAAAGCA CAAATTCTCTCTTGGAGAGGAAGCCAAGTCTACTGACGCCCACAGGAAAGGAGTCACATACATATCTGGTGAAAGGCGAAGATCTTCAGTTGGAGTGTATTGCAGAGGGCTT cccCACACCAGAGGTGGAGTGGGTTAAAATTGGCTCCCACAAGCTTCCAGAAAGAGCCGTGGTGGAGAGTCACGGGAAGTTGCTTACTGTAGAGATGGTGAATGAAGAGGATGAAGGGAAATATATGTGCAGAGCCAAAAATCTCTATGGAGATGTTATGCattattttcatgttacagtAGAAG AGTCTCCTGAGTTTGAGATTGAACCTCAAAGTCAGTTGGTGACGATTGGAGCTGATGTGGTGATCAAGTGTGTTGTGAATGGAAATCCTCAACCTAGTGTTGTATGGAGGGTCAATGGCCAACCTCTGAATG ATGTcccaacatccaataggaaagtCTTAAAAGATGGCACCATTTCCATCCACAACGCAAAGCCTGAAAACAGTGCTGTTTACCAGTGTGAGGCCACAAACAGACACGGCACCATCCTAGCCAATGCCAACATCATGATTATGA ACATCCAGCCCCTGATCTTAACAGAAAACAATCTGCAATATATGGCAGTGGAGGGGAAAGGTGTGGTCATGCACTGTAAGGTCTTCAGCTCACCAGCATCCAGTATCACATG GAGTAAAGCTGACAGTGCCGATGCGGTGGAAGGAGAAAGGTTTTCTGTTCATAAGAATGGTTCGCTGGAGATCCAAAACATAATGAAAGAGGACATTGGGGAGTATTCTTGTTTTGCTCAAAACACTGAGGGCAAAGTTGCCATTGCCACAACACTTGAAGTCAAAG ATCCCACCAGAATAGTCGATCCTCCACGCGATTTGCGGGTTTTGGCCGGAACCACTATCCAGTTTTCATGCCAGGCAGAGTTCGATCCCTCCATTGGAGATGACTTTGAGATTCTCTGGGAAAAAGATGGCATGGCCCTCAATGGCAGTGAGAACGCACG ATATATCCTGGACGATGGAGTGCTTGAAATCATTAATGTGAACTTTGGAGACCAGGGCTTTTATGTCTGTGTGGCCAGAACACCATTTGATCAGGACATGGCGCTTGCCCAGCTTTCAGTTGTGG ATGTTCCTGATCCACCAGAGGATGTGATTCTTTCTGAACATAATGGTAGAAGTGTAAAACTGCAGTGGATTCCAGGAGATGACCATAACAGCTCCATTACTG AGTTTGTTATAGAGTTTGAGGAAAACCAACATGAGCCAGGCAACTGGAGGGAGATGATGAGAGTACCGGGGAATCATCACTCCGCTCTGCTGAAGCTTCACAGTCATGTGGACTACCGATTTAGAGTCTATGCCATCAATGAAGTGGGAAGTGGTCGGCCAAGCCAGGCCACTGAAAGATACAAAACTCCAGCATCAG CACCCGACAAGAACCCAGAAAATATCAAGATCGAAGGTCATTTGCCACAAGAAATGGATATCAACTGGGAG CCACTGTCACCTATTGAACACAACGGGCCTGGTCTGGAGTACAAAGTAAGCTACAGAAGACAAGGCAACGGAGAGGACTGGACGGAGCACATGGTGAAGAGGCACTCATTTCTGGTTACAAACACCCCAACGTTCGTCCTTTACCAGATCAAAATTCAGGCCAGAAACCACATGGGCTGGGGTCCGGAACCCAAAATAATAACAGCGTACTCAGGAGAGGATT TCCCCTCGGCTGCTCCAGAGGATGTAGCCGTAGACGTGATGAACAGCACCATGATGAAGGTCAAATGGAAACATGttcaaaaagaaaaactcaatggACATCTGGGCGGCTACAGG ATAAGCTATTGGAGGCTTCGTAGTCTGCTGGACTCAAAGAAAACACATGGTGACAAACACACATTGACATTCTCAGGCGAGAGGAACCATGCGGTGGTCACAGGGCTTAGGCCGTTCTCTGAATACAGCCTCATTGTCATGGCCTTTAACAGCAGGGGAAACGGGCCTGGCAGTCATCCGGTCAGCTTCAAAACACCTGAGGGAG TTCCTGGTCAAGCAGCTGCTTTCAGTGTTACAAACATCCAGAAACACAAGGTCACTTTAACCTGGTCTCCTCCGGTTGACGCAAATGGATTCATAACTGGCTACATCCTCCAATATCAGCTAA TAAATGACACAGAGGAACTAGGTTCTCTGATGACCCTCAACGTCTCTGCCGACAGTAATAAGCTGCACCTCCAGGATCTGGAATCACTGAGCAAATACAAGTTTTACCTACGGAGTTGCACACGGGTGGGCTGCGGACCAGCTGTCAGCGAGGAGCGCACCACTGTCCCTGAAGCGA CTTCACCAGATGTGGCTTCTTTCAACATCA GAAAATCTGGCTCACGACTTCCTCCAAGAAAAACCACTGTTTCCCCTGTGGCTAATGCTACTCTTTCGTCTATAG CTGTGTTGAATATTAGCACCTCAGTTAGTCACGACTTTGCAAATATCAGCTGGATTCCAGGCACAGAACAGAAGGAGTCAGAGTTATATATTGCCTTTATGAACAACC GTGAAGGTAACTGGAAGATTTCCGATGTGCTAAATTCTTCTAAGACTTTCCACATCATTGAAGGGCTTGAACCTGGGACTGAATACACAGTGCGTCTTATGACTAAAAGCTGGGTTGATAATTCTAGTATTTTTGAAGACGTTATCAGGACCAGTGCCACAG ATCTGGCCGGTATTCGTGGAGGCATCTCCAACCAGGGCTGGTTCATCGGGCTCATGTGCGCCATAGCTCTGCTCACCCTCATAGTGCTCATAGCGTGCTTTGTGAACCGAAATAAAGGCGGAAAGTACTCAG TGAAAGAGAAAGAGGACCTCCACCCCGACTTGGAGTCCCAGGGCATAAATGATGATACCTTCTGTGAATACAG
- the chl1b gene encoding neural cell adhesion molecule L1-like protein isoform X8 — protein MWLLQKILFLLVACLHMSCKYQSNALDIPLEVLAHMNMEQLPTITEHSPASLIAFSIEESFPMKCEATGNPGPEFRWTKNAQDFDPYQDPRLITLDDSGTFIIPNNGNLTEFQGNYRCFATNKLGTAMSEEIEFIVPNVPKFPKEIIDPIEVIEGQSVILECNPPKGIPPLQIYWMTMSLQHIEQDERVSVGLNGNLYFSNAIKTDSRRDYCCFAAFPRIRTIVQKNAMSVVVKSNKLMKDSDSGSGRGYANSLLERKPSLLTPTGKESHTYLVKGEDLQLECIAEGFPTPEVEWVKIGSHKLPERAVVESHGKLLTVEMVNEEDEGKYMCRAKNLYGDVMHYFHVTVEESPEFEIEPQSQLVTIGADVVIKCVVNGNPQPSVVWRVNGQPLNDVPTSNRKVLKDGTISIHNAKPENSAVYQCEATNRHGTILANANIMIMNIQPLILTENNLQYMAVEGKGVVMHCKVFSSPASSITWSKADSADAVEGERFSVHKNGSLEIQNIMKEDIGEYSCFAQNTEGKVAIATTLEVKDPTRIVDPPRDLRVLAGTTIQFSCQAEFDPSIGDDFEILWEKDGMALNGSENARYILDDGVLEIINVNFGDQGFYVCVARTPFDQDMALAQLSVVDVPDPPEDVILSEHNGRSVKLQWIPGDDHNSSITEFVIEFEENQHEPGNWREMMRVPGNHHSALLKLHSHVDYRFRVYAINEVGSGRPSQATERYKTPASAPDKNPENIKIEGHLPQEMDINWEPLSPIEHNGPGLEYKVSYRRQGNGEDWTEHMVKRHSFLVTNTPTFVLYQIKIQARNHMGWGPEPKIITAYSGEDFPSAAPEDVAVDVMNSTMMKVKWKHVQKEKLNGHLGGYRISYWRLRSLLDSKKTHGDKHTLTFSGERNHAVVTGLRPFSEYSLIVMAFNSRGNGPGSHPVSFKTPEGVPGQAAAFSVTNIQKHKVTLTWSPPVDANGFITGYILQYQLINDTEELGSLMTLNVSADSNKLHLQDLESLSKYKFYLRSCTRVGCGPAVSEERTTVPEATSPDVASFNIRKSGSRLPPRKTTVSPVANATLSSIDLAGIRGGISNQGWFIGLMCAIALLTLIVLIACFVNRNKGGKYSVKEKEDLHPDLESQGINDDTFCEYSDNDEKPLKSSQHSLNGDLKGGDSGDSMVDYGDEDAHFHEDGSFIGEYSGRKERVSMEIKGNNQSIA, from the exons ATGTGGTTGCTACAGAAAATCCTCTTCCTTTTGGTTGCTTGCCTTCATATGAGCTGCAAGTATCAGAGTAATGCCTTGGATATTCCACTTGAAG TTTTAGCACACATGAACA TGGAGCAGCTGCCCACAATTACAGAGCACTCACCTGCCTCTCTGATCGCCTTCTCTATCGAAGAGAGCTTTCCTATGAAGTGTGAGGCCACAGGAAACCCTGGACCGGA ATTCAGGTGGACAAAGAATGCTCAAGACTTTGATCCTTATCAGGACCCCAGATTAATAACATTAGATGATTCCGGAACATTCATCATCCCCAATAATGGGAATCTGACAGAATTCCAGGGCAATTATCGCTGCTTTGCAACCAACAAGTTAGGAACGGCCATGTCGGAAGAGATTGAATTCATTGTTCCGA ATGTTCCAAAGTTCCCTAAAGAGATCATCGATCCGATTGAGGTTATAGAAGGTCAGTCAGTCATTCTGGAGTGCAACCCACCTAAAGGAATCCCCCCACTGCAAATCTACTGGATGACAATGA GTCTGCAGCACATCGAGCAGGATGAGAGAGTATCAGTGGGTCTGAATGGGAACCTGTACTTCTCAAACGCCATCAAGACGGACAGTCGCAGAGATTACTGCTGCTTTGCTGCCTTCCCCCGGATACGAACCATCGTCCAGAAAAATGCCATGTCTGTCGTGGTCAAAAGCA ACAAGTTAATGAAGGACTCAGACTCTGGTAGCGGCAGAGGTTACG CAAATTCTCTCTTGGAGAGGAAGCCAAGTCTACTGACGCCCACAGGAAAGGAGTCACATACATATCTGGTGAAAGGCGAAGATCTTCAGTTGGAGTGTATTGCAGAGGGCTT cccCACACCAGAGGTGGAGTGGGTTAAAATTGGCTCCCACAAGCTTCCAGAAAGAGCCGTGGTGGAGAGTCACGGGAAGTTGCTTACTGTAGAGATGGTGAATGAAGAGGATGAAGGGAAATATATGTGCAGAGCCAAAAATCTCTATGGAGATGTTATGCattattttcatgttacagtAGAAG AGTCTCCTGAGTTTGAGATTGAACCTCAAAGTCAGTTGGTGACGATTGGAGCTGATGTGGTGATCAAGTGTGTTGTGAATGGAAATCCTCAACCTAGTGTTGTATGGAGGGTCAATGGCCAACCTCTGAATG ATGTcccaacatccaataggaaagtCTTAAAAGATGGCACCATTTCCATCCACAACGCAAAGCCTGAAAACAGTGCTGTTTACCAGTGTGAGGCCACAAACAGACACGGCACCATCCTAGCCAATGCCAACATCATGATTATGA ACATCCAGCCCCTGATCTTAACAGAAAACAATCTGCAATATATGGCAGTGGAGGGGAAAGGTGTGGTCATGCACTGTAAGGTCTTCAGCTCACCAGCATCCAGTATCACATG GAGTAAAGCTGACAGTGCCGATGCGGTGGAAGGAGAAAGGTTTTCTGTTCATAAGAATGGTTCGCTGGAGATCCAAAACATAATGAAAGAGGACATTGGGGAGTATTCTTGTTTTGCTCAAAACACTGAGGGCAAAGTTGCCATTGCCACAACACTTGAAGTCAAAG ATCCCACCAGAATAGTCGATCCTCCACGCGATTTGCGGGTTTTGGCCGGAACCACTATCCAGTTTTCATGCCAGGCAGAGTTCGATCCCTCCATTGGAGATGACTTTGAGATTCTCTGGGAAAAAGATGGCATGGCCCTCAATGGCAGTGAGAACGCACG ATATATCCTGGACGATGGAGTGCTTGAAATCATTAATGTGAACTTTGGAGACCAGGGCTTTTATGTCTGTGTGGCCAGAACACCATTTGATCAGGACATGGCGCTTGCCCAGCTTTCAGTTGTGG ATGTTCCTGATCCACCAGAGGATGTGATTCTTTCTGAACATAATGGTAGAAGTGTAAAACTGCAGTGGATTCCAGGAGATGACCATAACAGCTCCATTACTG AGTTTGTTATAGAGTTTGAGGAAAACCAACATGAGCCAGGCAACTGGAGGGAGATGATGAGAGTACCGGGGAATCATCACTCCGCTCTGCTGAAGCTTCACAGTCATGTGGACTACCGATTTAGAGTCTATGCCATCAATGAAGTGGGAAGTGGTCGGCCAAGCCAGGCCACTGAAAGATACAAAACTCCAGCATCAG CACCCGACAAGAACCCAGAAAATATCAAGATCGAAGGTCATTTGCCACAAGAAATGGATATCAACTGGGAG CCACTGTCACCTATTGAACACAACGGGCCTGGTCTGGAGTACAAAGTAAGCTACAGAAGACAAGGCAACGGAGAGGACTGGACGGAGCACATGGTGAAGAGGCACTCATTTCTGGTTACAAACACCCCAACGTTCGTCCTTTACCAGATCAAAATTCAGGCCAGAAACCACATGGGCTGGGGTCCGGAACCCAAAATAATAACAGCGTACTCAGGAGAGGATT TCCCCTCGGCTGCTCCAGAGGATGTAGCCGTAGACGTGATGAACAGCACCATGATGAAGGTCAAATGGAAACATGttcaaaaagaaaaactcaatggACATCTGGGCGGCTACAGG ATAAGCTATTGGAGGCTTCGTAGTCTGCTGGACTCAAAGAAAACACATGGTGACAAACACACATTGACATTCTCAGGCGAGAGGAACCATGCGGTGGTCACAGGGCTTAGGCCGTTCTCTGAATACAGCCTCATTGTCATGGCCTTTAACAGCAGGGGAAACGGGCCTGGCAGTCATCCGGTCAGCTTCAAAACACCTGAGGGAG TTCCTGGTCAAGCAGCTGCTTTCAGTGTTACAAACATCCAGAAACACAAGGTCACTTTAACCTGGTCTCCTCCGGTTGACGCAAATGGATTCATAACTGGCTACATCCTCCAATATCAGCTAA TAAATGACACAGAGGAACTAGGTTCTCTGATGACCCTCAACGTCTCTGCCGACAGTAATAAGCTGCACCTCCAGGATCTGGAATCACTGAGCAAATACAAGTTTTACCTACGGAGTTGCACACGGGTGGGCTGCGGACCAGCTGTCAGCGAGGAGCGCACCACTGTCCCTGAAGCGA CTTCACCAGATGTGGCTTCTTTCAACATCA GAAAATCTGGCTCACGACTTCCTCCAAGAAAAACCACTGTTTCCCCTGTGGCTAATGCTACTCTTTCGTCTATAG ATCTGGCCGGTATTCGTGGAGGCATCTCCAACCAGGGCTGGTTCATCGGGCTCATGTGCGCCATAGCTCTGCTCACCCTCATAGTGCTCATAGCGTGCTTTGTGAACCGAAATAAAGGCGGAAAGTACTCAG TGAAAGAGAAAGAGGACCTCCACCCCGACTTGGAGTCCCAGGGCATAAATGATGATACCTTCTGTGAATACAG
- the chl1b gene encoding neural cell adhesion molecule L1-like protein isoform X4: protein MWLLQKILFLLVACLHMSCKYQSNALDIPLEVLAHMNMEQLPTITEHSPASLIAFSIEESFPMKCEATGNPGPEFRWTKNAQDFDPYQDPRLITLDDSGTFIIPNNGNLTEFQGNYRCFATNKLGTAMSEEIEFIVPNVPKFPKEIIDPIEVIEGQSVILECNPPKGIPPLQIYWMTMSLQHIEQDERVSVGLNGNLYFSNAIKTDSRRDYCCFAAFPRIRTIVQKNAMSVVVKSTNSLLERKPSLLTPTGKESHTYLVKGEDLQLECIAEGFPTPEVEWVKIGSHKLPERAVVESHGKLLTVEMVNEEDEGKYMCRAKNLYGDVMHYFHVTVEESPEFEIEPQSQLVTIGADVVIKCVVNGNPQPSVVWRVNGQPLNDVPTSNRKVLKDGTISIHNAKPENSAVYQCEATNRHGTILANANIMIMNIQPLILTENNLQYMAVEGKGVVMHCKVFSSPASSITWSKADSADAVEGERFSVHKNGSLEIQNIMKEDIGEYSCFAQNTEGKVAIATTLEVKDPTRIVDPPRDLRVLAGTTIQFSCQAEFDPSIGDDFEILWEKDGMALNGSENARYILDDGVLEIINVNFGDQGFYVCVARTPFDQDMALAQLSVVDVPDPPEDVILSEHNGRSVKLQWIPGDDHNSSITEFVIEFEENQHEPGNWREMMRVPGNHHSALLKLHSHVDYRFRVYAINEVGSGRPSQATERYKTPASAPDKNPENIKIEGHLPQEMDINWEPLSPIEHNGPGLEYKVSYRRQGNGEDWTEHMVKRHSFLVTNTPTFVLYQIKIQARNHMGWGPEPKIITAYSGEDFPSAAPEDVAVDVMNSTMMKVKWKHVQKEKLNGHLGGYRISYWRLRSLLDSKKTHGDKHTLTFSGERNHAVVTGLRPFSEYSLIVMAFNSRGNGPGSHPVSFKTPEGVPGQAAAFSVTNIQKHKVTLTWSPPVDANGFITGYILQYQLINDTEELGSLMTLNVSADSNKLHLQDLESLSKYKFYLRSCTRVGCGPAVSEERTTVPEATSPDVASFNIRKSGSRLPPRKTTVSPVANATLSSIAVLNISTSVSHDFANISWIPGTEQKESELYIAFMNNREGNWKISDVLNSSKTFHIIEGLEPGTEYTVRLMTKSWVDNSSIFEDVIRTSATDLAGIRGGISNQGWFIGLMCAIALLTLIVLIACFVNRNKGGKYSVKEKEDLHPDLESQGINDDTFCEYSDNDEKPLKSSQHSLNGDLKGGDSGDSMVDYGDEDAHFHEDGSFIGEYSGRKERVSMEIKGNNQSIA from the exons ATGTGGTTGCTACAGAAAATCCTCTTCCTTTTGGTTGCTTGCCTTCATATGAGCTGCAAGTATCAGAGTAATGCCTTGGATATTCCACTTGAAG TTTTAGCACACATGAACA TGGAGCAGCTGCCCACAATTACAGAGCACTCACCTGCCTCTCTGATCGCCTTCTCTATCGAAGAGAGCTTTCCTATGAAGTGTGAGGCCACAGGAAACCCTGGACCGGA ATTCAGGTGGACAAAGAATGCTCAAGACTTTGATCCTTATCAGGACCCCAGATTAATAACATTAGATGATTCCGGAACATTCATCATCCCCAATAATGGGAATCTGACAGAATTCCAGGGCAATTATCGCTGCTTTGCAACCAACAAGTTAGGAACGGCCATGTCGGAAGAGATTGAATTCATTGTTCCGA ATGTTCCAAAGTTCCCTAAAGAGATCATCGATCCGATTGAGGTTATAGAAGGTCAGTCAGTCATTCTGGAGTGCAACCCACCTAAAGGAATCCCCCCACTGCAAATCTACTGGATGACAATGA GTCTGCAGCACATCGAGCAGGATGAGAGAGTATCAGTGGGTCTGAATGGGAACCTGTACTTCTCAAACGCCATCAAGACGGACAGTCGCAGAGATTACTGCTGCTTTGCTGCCTTCCCCCGGATACGAACCATCGTCCAGAAAAATGCCATGTCTGTCGTGGTCAAAAGCA CAAATTCTCTCTTGGAGAGGAAGCCAAGTCTACTGACGCCCACAGGAAAGGAGTCACATACATATCTGGTGAAAGGCGAAGATCTTCAGTTGGAGTGTATTGCAGAGGGCTT cccCACACCAGAGGTGGAGTGGGTTAAAATTGGCTCCCACAAGCTTCCAGAAAGAGCCGTGGTGGAGAGTCACGGGAAGTTGCTTACTGTAGAGATGGTGAATGAAGAGGATGAAGGGAAATATATGTGCAGAGCCAAAAATCTCTATGGAGATGTTATGCattattttcatgttacagtAGAAG AGTCTCCTGAGTTTGAGATTGAACCTCAAAGTCAGTTGGTGACGATTGGAGCTGATGTGGTGATCAAGTGTGTTGTGAATGGAAATCCTCAACCTAGTGTTGTATGGAGGGTCAATGGCCAACCTCTGAATG ATGTcccaacatccaataggaaagtCTTAAAAGATGGCACCATTTCCATCCACAACGCAAAGCCTGAAAACAGTGCTGTTTACCAGTGTGAGGCCACAAACAGACACGGCACCATCCTAGCCAATGCCAACATCATGATTATGA ACATCCAGCCCCTGATCTTAACAGAAAACAATCTGCAATATATGGCAGTGGAGGGGAAAGGTGTGGTCATGCACTGTAAGGTCTTCAGCTCACCAGCATCCAGTATCACATG GAGTAAAGCTGACAGTGCCGATGCGGTGGAAGGAGAAAGGTTTTCTGTTCATAAGAATGGTTCGCTGGAGATCCAAAACATAATGAAAGAGGACATTGGGGAGTATTCTTGTTTTGCTCAAAACACTGAGGGCAAAGTTGCCATTGCCACAACACTTGAAGTCAAAG ATCCCACCAGAATAGTCGATCCTCCACGCGATTTGCGGGTTTTGGCCGGAACCACTATCCAGTTTTCATGCCAGGCAGAGTTCGATCCCTCCATTGGAGATGACTTTGAGATTCTCTGGGAAAAAGATGGCATGGCCCTCAATGGCAGTGAGAACGCACG ATATATCCTGGACGATGGAGTGCTTGAAATCATTAATGTGAACTTTGGAGACCAGGGCTTTTATGTCTGTGTGGCCAGAACACCATTTGATCAGGACATGGCGCTTGCCCAGCTTTCAGTTGTGG ATGTTCCTGATCCACCAGAGGATGTGATTCTTTCTGAACATAATGGTAGAAGTGTAAAACTGCAGTGGATTCCAGGAGATGACCATAACAGCTCCATTACTG AGTTTGTTATAGAGTTTGAGGAAAACCAACATGAGCCAGGCAACTGGAGGGAGATGATGAGAGTACCGGGGAATCATCACTCCGCTCTGCTGAAGCTTCACAGTCATGTGGACTACCGATTTAGAGTCTATGCCATCAATGAAGTGGGAAGTGGTCGGCCAAGCCAGGCCACTGAAAGATACAAAACTCCAGCATCAG CACCCGACAAGAACCCAGAAAATATCAAGATCGAAGGTCATTTGCCACAAGAAATGGATATCAACTGGGAG CCACTGTCACCTATTGAACACAACGGGCCTGGTCTGGAGTACAAAGTAAGCTACAGAAGACAAGGCAACGGAGAGGACTGGACGGAGCACATGGTGAAGAGGCACTCATTTCTGGTTACAAACACCCCAACGTTCGTCCTTTACCAGATCAAAATTCAGGCCAGAAACCACATGGGCTGGGGTCCGGAACCCAAAATAATAACAGCGTACTCAGGAGAGGATT TCCCCTCGGCTGCTCCAGAGGATGTAGCCGTAGACGTGATGAACAGCACCATGATGAAGGTCAAATGGAAACATGttcaaaaagaaaaactcaatggACATCTGGGCGGCTACAGG ATAAGCTATTGGAGGCTTCGTAGTCTGCTGGACTCAAAGAAAACACATGGTGACAAACACACATTGACATTCTCAGGCGAGAGGAACCATGCGGTGGTCACAGGGCTTAGGCCGTTCTCTGAATACAGCCTCATTGTCATGGCCTTTAACAGCAGGGGAAACGGGCCTGGCAGTCATCCGGTCAGCTTCAAAACACCTGAGGGAG TTCCTGGTCAAGCAGCTGCTTTCAGTGTTACAAACATCCAGAAACACAAGGTCACTTTAACCTGGTCTCCTCCGGTTGACGCAAATGGATTCATAACTGGCTACATCCTCCAATATCAGCTAA TAAATGACACAGAGGAACTAGGTTCTCTGATGACCCTCAACGTCTCTGCCGACAGTAATAAGCTGCACCTCCAGGATCTGGAATCACTGAGCAAATACAAGTTTTACCTACGGAGTTGCACACGGGTGGGCTGCGGACCAGCTGTCAGCGAGGAGCGCACCACTGTCCCTGAAGCGA CTTCACCAGATGTGGCTTCTTTCAACATCA GAAAATCTGGCTCACGACTTCCTCCAAGAAAAACCACTGTTTCCCCTGTGGCTAATGCTACTCTTTCGTCTATAG CTGTGTTGAATATTAGCACCTCAGTTAGTCACGACTTTGCAAATATCAGCTGGATTCCAGGCACAGAACAGAAGGAGTCAGAGTTATATATTGCCTTTATGAACAACC GTGAAGGTAACTGGAAGATTTCCGATGTGCTAAATTCTTCTAAGACTTTCCACATCATTGAAGGGCTTGAACCTGGGACTGAATACACAGTGCGTCTTATGACTAAAAGCTGGGTTGATAATTCTAGTATTTTTGAAGACGTTATCAGGACCAGTGCCACAG ATCTGGCCGGTATTCGTGGAGGCATCTCCAACCAGGGCTGGTTCATCGGGCTCATGTGCGCCATAGCTCTGCTCACCCTCATAGTGCTCATAGCGTGCTTTGTGAACCGAAATAAAGGCGGAAAGTACTCAG TGAAAGAGAAAGAGGACCTCCACCCCGACTTGGAGTCCCAGGGCATAAATGATGATACCTTCTGTGAATACAG